Proteins found in one Phoenicibacter congonensis genomic segment:
- a CDS encoding DNA-directed RNA polymerase subunit alpha — protein sequence MRPTVTTEQINDCMARFVVEPLERGYARTLGNSMRRVLLSSLQGAKPTSIRIEGVQHEFSCAEGVIEDVTDIVLNVKGLVFKANSDDVDSAVATVSVEGPATVTGADLKVPSEFTLVNPEHVIATVSEGGTFDAEITIGVGRGNVYAAQNQKDNDPIGVIAIDSIYSPVRRCTLHDDKTRVGQSNDYDKLTLEVETNGSIAPLDAIREAANIVMQYMQAFLEFGQEDGEELELPTIFEPEQEPESEELSKSIDDLDLTVRSYNCLKREGVETIRDLVKLSEQDLTNIRNFGVKSIEEIKDVLAEYGLSLRSNNDLL from the coding sequence ATGAGGCCTACTGTTACTACTGAACAAATTAACGATTGCATGGCACGTTTTGTGGTTGAGCCACTTGAGCGTGGTTATGCTCGCACACTCGGCAACTCGATGCGTCGCGTCCTTTTGTCTTCACTCCAAGGCGCAAAGCCTACTTCAATTCGCATTGAGGGAGTTCAGCACGAATTCTCTTGTGCTGAAGGCGTGATTGAAGACGTTACCGACATCGTTTTAAACGTTAAAGGCCTTGTTTTTAAGGCTAATAGCGACGATGTCGACAGTGCTGTTGCAACAGTTTCTGTTGAGGGACCTGCAACTGTAACTGGTGCGGACTTGAAAGTTCCAAGTGAGTTCACCCTTGTTAACCCAGAGCACGTTATTGCTACAGTTTCTGAGGGTGGCACATTTGATGCTGAAATCACTATTGGTGTTGGTCGTGGCAATGTTTATGCGGCTCAAAACCAAAAAGATAATGATCCAATTGGAGTCATTGCAATTGACTCAATTTATTCCCCTGTGAGACGCTGCACTCTCCATGACGACAAAACTCGTGTTGGACAAAGCAACGACTATGACAAACTCACTCTCGAGGTTGAAACAAATGGATCAATTGCTCCTCTTGATGCAATTCGCGAGGCAGCAAACATTGTTATGCAATATATGCAGGCATTTCTTGAGTTTGGTCAGGAAGATGGCGAGGAACTTGAGCTTCCTACAATTTTTGAACCAGAGCAAGAGCCTGAGAGCGAAGAGTTGAGCAAGTCAATTGACGACCTTGATCTCACAGTTCGTTCATACAATTGCTTAAAGCGCGAAGGCGTGGAAACAATTCGTGACCTGGTCAAACTTTCTGAGCAAGACCTCACAAACATCCGCAACTTCGGCGTTAAATCTATTGAAGAAATTAAAGACGTTTTGGCAGAGTATGGTTTGAGCCTTCGCTCAAACAACGACCTGCTTTAA
- the dnaX gene encoding DNA polymerase III subunit gamma/tau, which translates to MSESLYRKYRPQVFDYVVGQDHIIKTLQSSVEGDKVAHAYLFCGPRGTGKTTTARILAKALLCEHGPTPSPDGVCEDCKLISESVHPDVFELDAASRTGVDNVREEIISRVGYAPVRGKYKVYIIDEVHMLSKGAFNALLKTLEEPPSHVVFILCTTDPQKVLETIRSRCQRFDFRPIITDELTGRLGTVCEMEGVEYEGDALDLIARRSNGGLRDALTSLEQSIAFGGGKVTLEVAQDMFGKSSSSDIAELVESIGRSDIKRCLEFINDKVDDGLDFAQFIDDFAVRIRDIYVMKLSGCEVALESSLDEILNIKEETKLFSEERLLYILSILHDLVKDLRTANNQRLTLELGCFKLVDQDMSLSLESLNSRISDLEGKITHISSGGSVCEQVSAVPRGVDGQSAFSSSVDASRVSVASATEKDFNFSNSSTSDTVSSSATVSSNKNASSSFNSNDVIERVVGQPEDTTSALTTHAASADTVASTSSTIVAHQVTKVSGANVDFRAVWMAVKEDLKVSAPQIFGLLDSTHGRFNRERKTITLNIESGRTFAYDNLCKPAVKNQIISALEKEGLAGATIDVHLLEKGEEEKHSSELVRPVATDSSCEDKPSPAETGFSAEVSQPQFSAQDEQDELRDAGIKMNATTDADFGSPAIDNAESSLNFAQDYHEEASLNCVKDERNEVSEPPEASGGSSENLAQSETIDETNDSFQVDNSKSEIDALNEILASTFGEGAEFHEI; encoded by the coding sequence TTGTCTGAATCTCTATACAGGAAATATAGACCTCAGGTTTTTGACTATGTTGTTGGCCAAGACCACATCATAAAAACGCTTCAAAGTTCTGTAGAAGGCGACAAAGTTGCACATGCCTATCTTTTCTGTGGGCCACGCGGAACAGGAAAAACAACTACTGCTCGCATTCTCGCAAAAGCTCTTCTTTGTGAACATGGTCCAACGCCTAGTCCCGATGGAGTTTGTGAAGATTGCAAGCTAATTTCTGAATCTGTTCACCCCGACGTATTTGAGTTAGACGCTGCTAGCCGAACTGGAGTGGACAATGTCAGAGAAGAAATCATTTCACGCGTCGGTTATGCTCCTGTTCGCGGAAAATACAAGGTCTACATTATTGACGAAGTCCACATGCTTTCAAAGGGTGCGTTTAACGCATTGTTAAAGACGCTTGAGGAACCACCTTCGCATGTTGTTTTTATTCTCTGCACGACTGATCCTCAAAAGGTTTTGGAAACAATTCGCTCTCGTTGTCAGCGATTTGACTTTAGACCAATAATCACCGATGAGCTCACTGGTCGTTTGGGTACAGTTTGTGAGATGGAAGGCGTTGAATATGAAGGCGATGCCCTCGACTTGATTGCGCGTCGCTCCAATGGAGGTTTGCGTGATGCCTTGACGTCTCTTGAACAATCAATTGCATTTGGTGGTGGAAAGGTCACTCTCGAAGTTGCGCAAGACATGTTTGGCAAAAGCAGCAGCAGTGACATTGCTGAACTTGTCGAGTCAATTGGGAGAAGTGACATAAAACGTTGTCTTGAGTTTATTAACGATAAAGTAGATGATGGGCTTGATTTTGCTCAATTCATTGACGACTTTGCTGTCCGCATTCGCGATATATATGTGATGAAATTGTCAGGATGCGAAGTTGCGCTAGAATCATCGCTCGATGAAATCCTCAACATCAAAGAAGAGACAAAGCTGTTTTCAGAAGAGCGATTGCTCTACATTTTGTCAATTCTTCATGATCTTGTAAAAGATCTGAGAACTGCAAACAACCAGCGTTTAACTTTAGAGCTTGGTTGCTTTAAGTTAGTTGATCAAGACATGTCACTTTCGCTGGAATCTCTCAACTCACGCATCTCTGATCTTGAGGGAAAGATTACTCATATCTCTAGTGGCGGTTCTGTGTGTGAGCAAGTGAGTGCTGTGCCGCGTGGTGTTGATGGCCAAAGCGCTTTTTCTTCAAGTGTAGACGCTTCGAGGGTTTCGGTGGCTTCGGCGACTGAAAAAGACTTTAATTTTTCAAACTCTTCCACTAGTGACACTGTGTCAAGCAGCGCGACTGTTTCATCAAATAAAAATGCATCTAGTTCGTTTAACAGCAACGATGTTATTGAGCGAGTTGTGGGCCAGCCAGAAGACACCACAAGTGCGTTAACCACACATGCGGCATCTGCCGACACGGTAGCTTCAACATCGTCAACGATTGTTGCCCACCAAGTGACGAAAGTCAGTGGTGCAAACGTCGATTTTCGTGCTGTTTGGATGGCTGTCAAAGAAGATTTAAAAGTTTCAGCTCCTCAGATTTTTGGATTGCTTGATTCGACGCATGGAAGATTTAATCGCGAGCGAAAAACTATTACTCTAAACATTGAGAGTGGAAGAACGTTTGCCTATGACAATTTGTGCAAGCCAGCAGTTAAAAACCAAATCATTTCTGCACTAGAAAAAGAAGGCCTTGCGGGAGCAACAATAGATGTTCACCTTCTTGAGAAAGGCGAAGAGGAAAAACATTCTTCTGAGCTTGTGCGTCCAGTGGCAACTGATTCTTCTTGTGAAGATAAACCATCACCCGCAGAAACTGGCTTTTCTGCCGAAGTGTCTCAGCCACAATTTAGTGCTCAAGATGAACAGGATGAGCTTCGTGATGCAGGCATCAAAATGAACGCGACAACTGATGCTGACTTTGGGTCTCCAGCCATCGACAACGCTGAATCAAGTTTGAATTTTGCACAAGATTATCATGAAGAAGCTAGTTTAAACTGCGTTAAAGATGAAAGAAATGAAGTTTCAGAGCCTCCTGAGGCATCTGGTGGATCGAGTGAAAATCTTGCACAATCAGAAACAATCGATGAGACGAATGACTCTTTTCAAGTGGATAATAGTAAGTCTGAAATTGATGCTTTAAACGAAATTCTTGCCTCTACATTTGGTGAGGGCGCAGAATTTCATGAAATTTAG
- a CDS encoding DedA family protein has translation MQAFEFLVNLLKDPRGFIAAWIVTLGPVMVYTPLFFIVFIETGVVFFPFLPGDSLLFAAGVFSVDGGGLNLIATLLVFYAAAILGNTSNYWIARFLGQRIIDSGKVKSLTPERMEKLDRFFEKYGGLTIVITRFMPFFRTFAPFIAGTGHMNFGKFTMFNAIGGISWVSLFVLVGYFFGGVEFVQQHFEIIILGIVAVSVAPAVFGAISGAIKSRKKQLN, from the coding sequence TTGCAGGCATTCGAATTTCTTGTCAATCTTTTAAAAGATCCTCGAGGCTTTATTGCGGCTTGGATTGTCACCCTTGGTCCTGTGATGGTCTACACACCACTTTTTTTCATCGTTTTTATCGAAACTGGAGTTGTGTTCTTTCCGTTCTTGCCAGGTGATTCCCTGTTGTTTGCTGCTGGTGTTTTTTCTGTCGATGGCGGCGGGCTAAATTTGATTGCTACGCTTCTTGTTTTTTATGCAGCGGCAATTCTTGGCAACACTTCAAACTATTGGATCGCCCGTTTTTTGGGGCAGCGAATTATTGATTCTGGGAAGGTTAAGTCACTCACGCCTGAGCGAATGGAAAAACTTGACCGTTTTTTTGAAAAGTATGGCGGACTCACGATTGTTATAACGCGTTTCATGCCATTTTTTAGGACATTTGCGCCGTTTATTGCTGGCACTGGGCACATGAATTTTGGAAAGTTCACAATGTTTAATGCAATTGGTGGCATTTCTTGGGTTTCGCTCTTTGTGCTAGTTGGATATTTTTTCGGTGGCGTAGAATTTGTTCAACAGCATTTTGAAATTATTATTCTTGGCATTGTTGCTGTTTCTGTTGCACCCGCAGTTTTTGGTGCAATTTCAGGCGCAATTAAGTCAAGGAAAAAACAGCTAAATTAA
- a CDS encoding energy-coupling factor transporter transmembrane component T: protein MVQAFFTNSSTNKSVCRVDARSKILLLFLYSVSLFFVKSMNGLFLMFILFLTLVVVDYFLEYRQSKQAFLKLILAVLKVSIPLYLICAFSFLANALSFTGFSTLGGLPGGDAGISSGILAPTFVFTKSGVYNGAFYVIRVLLLGWSSLFVANTLSLLDFASVFKWVFWPTRKLKVPVSELALSVSIALRFIPEILNQFLSVKEAQWCRGASMDHGGLIKRTSAYCGCFVPLIVRMMCEVDDLADALTMRSWGLFEVSPSEDFQIVAFSQKAFFVIISMCVVLIAALL, encoded by the coding sequence ATGGTTCAAGCTTTTTTCACAAATAGTTCAACAAACAAGAGCGTGTGTCGAGTAGATGCACGCTCTAAAATTTTGCTCCTATTTCTCTATTCTGTTTCTCTGTTTTTTGTGAAAAGCATGAATGGACTCTTTCTCATGTTCATTTTGTTTTTGACGCTTGTTGTTGTTGATTATTTTTTAGAATATCGGCAATCAAAACAGGCATTTTTGAAATTGATCTTGGCTGTTCTTAAAGTATCAATTCCTCTCTATCTGATTTGTGCATTTTCATTCCTTGCAAATGCCCTGTCTTTCACTGGATTCTCAACTCTTGGCGGTTTACCTGGAGGCGATGCTGGAATTAGCTCCGGCATTCTTGCCCCTACATTTGTTTTTACAAAGTCAGGTGTTTATAATGGGGCTTTTTATGTGATTAGGGTGCTGCTTCTTGGATGGTCAAGTTTGTTTGTAGCAAACACTCTATCGCTGCTTGATTTTGCGAGTGTTTTTAAGTGGGTCTTTTGGCCAACAAGAAAACTAAAGGTGCCTGTGTCTGAGCTTGCATTATCTGTGTCAATTGCTCTTCGTTTTATACCAGAAATTCTCAATCAATTCTTATCTGTCAAAGAGGCGCAATGGTGCCGTGGTGCAAGCATGGATCACGGCGGGCTAATAAAACGGACTTCTGCATATTGTGGCTGTTTCGTTCCTTTGATTGTGAGAATGATGTGTGAGGTTGATGATTTAGCTGATGCTTTAACAATGCGTTCATGGGGCTTGTTTGAAGTGTCTCCTTCCGAGGATTTTCAAATAGTCGCCTTCTCACAAAAAGCTTTTTTTGTAATTATCTCAATGTGTGTTGTGTTGATTGCAGCTTTGCTATAA
- a CDS encoding YbaB/EbfC family nucleoid-associated protein, giving the protein MDMKKMMKEAQKMQRNAAIAQQEVAAMEFSATAGGGMVECTVTGDGHVKSVVIDPEALDPEDVDILQDTITACVNDALAEANEKANAHINAAVGNINMPGFM; this is encoded by the coding sequence ATGGATATGAAAAAAATGATGAAGGAAGCCCAGAAAATGCAGCGCAATGCAGCCATTGCACAGCAAGAGGTGGCTGCGATGGAATTTAGCGCCACAGCAGGTGGTGGAATGGTTGAGTGCACAGTAACAGGTGACGGCCACGTAAAAAGTGTAGTTATTGATCCCGAGGCTTTAGATCCAGAAGACGTTGATATTTTGCAAGACACAATCACTGCATGTGTCAATGATGCATTAGCAGAGGCTAACGAAAAAGCAAATGCACACATCAATGCAGCCGTTGGCAACATTAATATGCCTGGGTTTATGTAG
- the recR gene encoding recombination mediator RecR, with translation MISTEGTIQNLLEELEKLPGIGPKSASRIAYFLLNENKSDAVALSDAIRDVAESVHFCSECFNYAKGEKCEICESTARDHSLVCVVPEPRNIPPIERTGAFKGVYHVLGGELSPLDGIGPDDIRVKELIARVKKGGISEVIVATDPNIEGEATANFIADKLKGLNVNVTRPARGIPFGGELEFADEMTLAQAFDDRRGF, from the coding sequence ATGATTTCAACCGAAGGAACAATTCAAAATCTCTTAGAGGAACTCGAAAAGCTCCCAGGCATTGGCCCAAAGTCGGCCTCCCGAATTGCATATTTTCTTTTGAACGAGAATAAGAGCGATGCAGTGGCGCTCTCTGATGCAATTAGGGATGTTGCTGAGTCTGTGCATTTTTGTAGCGAATGCTTCAATTATGCAAAAGGTGAGAAATGCGAAATTTGTGAGAGCACTGCGCGAGATCACTCTCTAGTGTGCGTCGTTCCAGAGCCACGAAACATTCCGCCAATTGAGAGAACAGGTGCTTTTAAGGGCGTTTATCATGTTTTAGGTGGGGAACTTTCGCCTCTTGATGGAATTGGACCCGATGACATTCGTGTAAAAGAACTCATTGCTCGTGTCAAAAAAGGTGGAATTTCAGAAGTCATTGTTGCAACTGACCCCAACATTGAAGGGGAGGCGACCGCTAATTTCATAGCCGACAAGCTAAAGGGCCTAAACGTTAATGTCACGCGACCTGCGCGTGGCATTCCTTTTGGTGGGGAACTTGAATTTGCAGATGAGATGACTCTTGCTCAGGCTTTTGACGATCGTCGCGGTTTTTAA
- the mobB gene encoding molybdopterin-guanine dinucleotide biosynthesis protein B, translating into MIYRPIIPSPAIAFVGRHNSGKTTLIEKLIAELTNRGLDVGSVKHHTHGNFEIDVPGKDSYRHKLAGATEVVIASPVKLARVRDLDDEVECCDIVESMPGHDIVIVEGYRKSGLPSIEIMRKDNERDVAFSKDFLEILKCTNLGNSSEETKVVLPKAVVSDISEVVIACENNNIPVFGFEDIFAIADYLERFYVRRKITLVIQAGGESKRMGHPKEDLVFEGKHVIESQIERFRPYVDEVVITSNHPDRLNFIKPNASLPIKVCRDTLPKQGALSGMYTAFSESTCPRVCCIACDMLFASEHLLSKQIEWMNKTGADIIIPVNKHGREPFHALYNRQSCLKAVKDALSKGETRVQGFLDDENLVLCEMSQSEVREAVPRGGCFVNINTPEDYERFCS; encoded by the coding sequence ATGATTTATCGACCAATTATTCCTTCTCCTGCAATTGCATTTGTTGGCAGGCATAACTCTGGTAAGACAACGCTAATTGAAAAGCTGATAGCTGAACTCACAAATCGCGGGCTCGATGTTGGGTCTGTGAAACATCACACTCATGGCAATTTCGAGATTGACGTCCCCGGGAAAGATTCCTATCGTCACAAGTTAGCAGGCGCAACCGAGGTTGTAATTGCTTCTCCTGTTAAACTCGCCCGCGTTCGCGACCTAGATGATGAGGTTGAGTGCTGTGACATTGTTGAGTCAATGCCTGGTCACGACATTGTCATTGTTGAAGGCTACAGAAAATCAGGCCTGCCTAGCATTGAGATTATGCGCAAAGACAATGAGCGCGATGTCGCTTTTTCTAAGGATTTTCTTGAAATTCTCAAATGCACCAATTTGGGCAACTCAAGCGAAGAGACAAAAGTGGTTCTGCCCAAAGCAGTTGTGAGCGACATTTCTGAAGTAGTCATTGCATGCGAAAACAACAACATTCCAGTTTTTGGGTTCGAGGACATTTTTGCTATTGCAGATTATCTTGAGCGTTTTTATGTTCGAAGAAAAATTACTCTTGTAATTCAAGCCGGCGGCGAATCAAAGAGAATGGGACACCCAAAAGAGGATCTTGTGTTCGAAGGCAAACATGTGATCGAATCGCAAATCGAGCGCTTTCGGCCCTATGTTGACGAGGTTGTGATTACATCTAATCATCCCGATCGCCTTAACTTTATCAAGCCAAATGCATCACTGCCAATAAAAGTTTGCAGAGACACCCTTCCTAAACAAGGTGCGCTGAGCGGAATGTACACTGCTTTTAGCGAGTCAACTTGTCCGCGAGTGTGTTGCATCGCTTGTGACATGTTGTTCGCGAGCGAACATTTGTTGTCTAAACAAATTGAGTGGATGAACAAAACCGGAGCCGACATAATTATTCCAGTAAACAAGCATGGGCGAGAGCCTTTCCACGCGCTTTACAACAGGCAATCTTGTCTGAAAGCTGTTAAAGATGCCCTTTCAAAAGGAGAAACTAGGGTGCAAGGCTTTCTTGATGATGAAAATTTGGTGCTTTGTGAGATGAGTCAGAGTGAAGTGCGAGAAGCTGTGCCTAGAGGCGGCTGTTTCGTAAACATTAACACTCCCGAGGATTACGAACGTTTTTGCTCATAA